A genomic stretch from Magnetococcales bacterium includes:
- a CDS encoding ferritin family protein yields the protein MHSFEEVINFAIQHEEEEAAFYREMATRSKTRDQKEIMLEYALQEEDHKRRLQGIMENDCFKAGKRRCPDPDLKLSDYLVVDDRPNSMLGYQDALLLAAKREKKARQLYLDLAGRATNPNIQAVLMFLAEQEGKHASSLEQKYDDTLQ from the coding sequence ATGCATAGTTTCGAAGAGGTCATCAACTTCGCCATACAGCATGAAGAAGAGGAAGCGGCCTTTTATCGGGAAATGGCGACCCGTTCCAAAACCAGGGATCAAAAGGAGATCATGCTGGAGTACGCCTTGCAGGAGGAGGATCACAAACGTCGCCTGCAAGGGATCATGGAAAATGACTGTTTCAAGGCTGGTAAACGTCGTTGTCCCGATCCCGACTTGAAATTGTCGGACTATCTGGTGGTGGACGACCGACCCAACAGCATGTTGGGTTATCAGGATGCGCTGTTGCTGGCCGCCAAACGGGAGAAGAAGGCCCGACAGTTGTACCTGGATCTGGCGGGTCGGGCCACCAATCCGAACATTCAAGCGGTACTGATGTTCCTGGCGGAACAGGAAGGAAAACACGCCAGTTCCTTGGAACAAAAGTATGACGATACGCTGCAATAA